The Erythrobacter sp. Alg231-14 genome has a segment encoding these proteins:
- the pgi gene encoding glucose-6-phosphate isomerase, which produces MTDHTKITDAWTRLAKLPQTTLSDLFAADGDRVAKMSQRIDADLGELGQLGMLLDWSKTHLDDAALDVFEDLAQTAGFDAARDALFDGGIVNPTEGRPATHGAMRGSGTEADVEEAEALLARMGMLVEAIHEGALGTIKHLIHIGIGGSALGPALAVDALTRDLKLVDVHVVSNIDGLALEQAFAACDPETTLIAVASKTFTTTETMTNANSALKWLADNKVDDPSGRIVALTANPQGAVDFGVDETRILPFPESVGGRYSLWSSIGFPVALAVGMEDFQAMLAGAQAIDTHFRGANGRTNAPLLAAFGDLYYTRIRGCQTRAVFAYDERLALLPDYLQQLEMESNGKSVRADGGPITQPTAPVTWGGVGTDAQHAVFQLLHQGTHLIPVDFIATVAPGDELDPAHHRNLLLNCLAQGAALMAGKQSDDPARNYPGDRPSAMFLLDDIDAATFGAMIAFHEHRTFAAAVLMGINPFDQFGVELGKAMAKSIDSGEGDFDASTLALMAAAGLKV; this is translated from the coding sequence AAATTGCCGCAAACCACGCTTTCTGACCTGTTTGCCGCCGATGGCGATCGCGTTGCCAAAATGAGCCAACGGATCGACGCGGATCTGGGCGAATTGGGGCAATTGGGGATGTTGCTGGATTGGTCAAAGACCCATCTGGACGATGCGGCCTTGGATGTGTTCGAAGATTTGGCGCAGACCGCCGGTTTCGATGCGGCGCGTGATGCGTTGTTTGATGGTGGCATTGTAAACCCCACCGAAGGGCGACCCGCAACTCATGGCGCAATGCGCGGCAGCGGCACCGAAGCGGACGTCGAAGAAGCCGAAGCGTTGCTGGCGCGGATGGGAATGTTGGTCGAAGCGATCCACGAAGGGGCGTTGGGCACAATCAAACACCTCATCCATATCGGCATTGGCGGATCAGCGCTGGGACCTGCCTTGGCGGTGGATGCGTTGACCCGCGATTTGAAACTGGTTGATGTCCATGTCGTTTCGAACATCGATGGCCTGGCGCTAGAACAAGCGTTTGCCGCCTGTGACCCGGAAACCACGTTGATCGCGGTGGCATCCAAGACTTTCACAACGACCGAAACCATGACCAACGCGAACAGCGCGCTAAAATGGTTGGCGGATAACAAAGTGGATGATCCTTCGGGTCGGATCGTCGCCCTGACCGCAAACCCGCAAGGTGCGGTGGATTTTGGCGTGGATGAAACACGCATCCTGCCGTTTCCCGAAAGCGTCGGTGGCCGCTATTCACTCTGGTCCAGCATCGGTTTCCCGGTCGCTTTGGCCGTGGGTATGGAAGATTTTCAAGCGATGTTGGCGGGCGCCCAGGCGATCGATACACATTTCCGCGGGGCCAATGGGCGGACCAATGCGCCTTTGCTCGCCGCGTTCGGTGATCTGTATTACACGCGTATTCGCGGGTGTCAGACACGCGCGGTGTTCGCGTATGACGAACGCCTCGCTTTGCTGCCGGACTATCTGCAACAGCTGGAAATGGAATCGAACGGCAAAAGCGTTCGTGCCGATGGCGGGCCCATCACCCAACCCACCGCGCCGGTAACGTGGGGCGGGGTGGGCACCGATGCTCAACACGCCGTGTTCCAATTGCTGCACCAAGGGACGCATTTGATCCCGGTCGATTTCATCGCAACCGTTGCACCCGGCGATGAATTGGACCCGGCGCATCATCGCAATTTGTTGTTGAATTGCCTTGCGCAAGGGGCGGCGCTGATGGCTGGCAAGCAATCGGACGATCCCGCTCGCAATTATCCCGGTGACCGTCCTTCTGCGATGTTCTTGCTGGATGATATCGATGCTGCCACTTTCGGCGCGATGATCGCGTTCCATGAACACCGCACTTTTGCCGCGGCGGTGTTGATGGGCATCAACCCGTTTGATCAATTCGGTGTCGAATTGGGCAAAGCCATGGCGAAATCGATCGACAGCGGTGAGGGTGACTTTGACGCGAGCACGTTGGCTTTGATGGCGGCGGCTGGGCTTAAGGTTTAG